The following proteins are co-located in the Microplitis demolitor isolate Queensland-Clemson2020A chromosome 3, iyMicDemo2.1a, whole genome shotgun sequence genome:
- the LOC103572175 gene encoding uncharacterized protein LOC103572175 isoform X2: MALEIFLGHVENYFEQFDDYNNVSPYLQDIKNQWDEVMNLVFANNTDLDVLRNYIEPWSHQILVKIYPLTKRNHNISSYSVETIKKIFFSFLNWQLLTKPLDLYSIKMEIQQKYVDQGLIPVEVVCTAAMDDYFAICTKRIMYFYRNENIKRAIYKVKLDYEISDILTIHFYQTEISDLIAIVRLNNYDLKFYDVKYRKEILKDNRLIAHNLCVGTHHHFFLEYDSTITDCRVLLINNQFDICEGAKITLFRKKRDNEVLHMFSESNKLLVVCQENVANFIVRELEIPTFQNDDFQLTSTEIDISDLQGTRNSVSQILIPVNQIIMSAVERRKSFSSYMQKQMIRISACVILPTDAKL, from the exons ATGGCATTGGAGATATTTTTGGgccatgtagaaaattattttgaacaatTTGATGATTATAACAATGTCTCGCCTTATTTAcaagatattaaaaatcagTGGGATGAAGTAATGAATCTAGTATTTGCTAATAACACTGATCTCGATGTATTACGTAATTATATAGAACCTTGGAGTCATCAAATTCTTGTGAAAATCTACCCGCTTACAAAAAGAAATCACAATATTTCTTCATACAGTGTagaaactattaaaaaaatttttttttcgttcctGAATTGGCAATTGCTAACAAAACCTTTAGAtctatattcaataaaaatggaaattcaacaaaaatatgttGATCAAGGACTAATTCCTGTCGAAGTTGTTTGTACTGCTGCAatgg atgaTTATTTTGCCATTTGCACAAAAAgaataatgtatttttatcgTAATGAAAACATTAAAAGGGCAATTTACAAAGTAAAATTGgattatgaaatatccgatattTTAACGATTCATTTCTATCAAactg aAATATCTGATTTGATTGCCATTGTACGtttgaataattatgatttaaaattttatgacgtCAAGTatagaaaagaaattttaaaggATAATAGGCTCATAGcccataatttatg TGTCGGTACTCatcaccatttttttttggaatatgaTTCTACTATTACTGACTGTCGAGTTTTGTTAATAAACAATCAATTTGATATCTGTGAAGGTGcgaaaattacattatttagaaaaaaaagggaCAATGAAGTTCTTCACATGTTTTCAGAATCTAATAag TTGCTGGTAGTTTGTCAAGAAAACGTGGCCAATTTTATAGTAAGAGAATTAGAAATTCCTACTTTTCAAAACGATGATTTTCAGTTAACGAGTACAGAAATAGATATCAGTGATTTACAAGGAACACGGAATTCAGTCTCCCAAATTTTAATACCagttaatcaaattataatGAGTGCAGTTG AGAGAAGAAAGTCGTTCTCTTCTTATATgcaaaaacaaatgataagGATTAGCGCATGCGTCATTCTTCCTACAGATgcaaaactttaa
- the LOC103572175 gene encoding uncharacterized protein LOC103572175 isoform X1 has translation MALEIFLGHVENYFEQFDDYNNVSPYLQDIKNQWDEVMNLVFANNTDLDVLRNYIEPWSHQILVKIYPLTKRNHNISSYSVETIKKIFFSFLNWQLLTKPLDLYSIKMEIQQKYVDQGLIPVEVVCTAAMDDYFAICTKRIMYFYRNENIKRAIYKVKLDYEISDILTIHFYQTEISDLIAIVRLNNYDLKFYDVKYRKEILKDNRLIAHNLCVGTHHHFFLEYDSTITDCRVLLINNQFDICEGAKITLFRKKRDNEVLHMFSESNKLLVVCQENVANFIVRELEIPTFQNDDFQLTSTEIDISDLQGTRNSVSQILIPVNQIIMSAVETGLIFGRWAKDTEGLEVQTISHERGNITSYAMHADILFLGFSNGYIQIYRIDSSNNKPPSLTEDESTAIRLSADSQPITSISLNEFKGNLYIIASTILQFYVIKFSY, from the exons ATGGCATTGGAGATATTTTTGGgccatgtagaaaattattttgaacaatTTGATGATTATAACAATGTCTCGCCTTATTTAcaagatattaaaaatcagTGGGATGAAGTAATGAATCTAGTATTTGCTAATAACACTGATCTCGATGTATTACGTAATTATATAGAACCTTGGAGTCATCAAATTCTTGTGAAAATCTACCCGCTTACAAAAAGAAATCACAATATTTCTTCATACAGTGTagaaactattaaaaaaatttttttttcgttcctGAATTGGCAATTGCTAACAAAACCTTTAGAtctatattcaataaaaatggaaattcaacaaaaatatgttGATCAAGGACTAATTCCTGTCGAAGTTGTTTGTACTGCTGCAatgg atgaTTATTTTGCCATTTGCACAAAAAgaataatgtatttttatcgTAATGAAAACATTAAAAGGGCAATTTACAAAGTAAAATTGgattatgaaatatccgatattTTAACGATTCATTTCTATCAAactg aAATATCTGATTTGATTGCCATTGTACGtttgaataattatgatttaaaattttatgacgtCAAGTatagaaaagaaattttaaaggATAATAGGCTCATAGcccataatttatg TGTCGGTACTCatcaccatttttttttggaatatgaTTCTACTATTACTGACTGTCGAGTTTTGTTAATAAACAATCAATTTGATATCTGTGAAGGTGcgaaaattacattatttagaaaaaaaagggaCAATGAAGTTCTTCACATGTTTTCAGAATCTAATAag TTGCTGGTAGTTTGTCAAGAAAACGTGGCCAATTTTATAGTAAGAGAATTAGAAATTCCTACTTTTCAAAACGATGATTTTCAGTTAACGAGTACAGAAATAGATATCAGTGATTTACAAGGAACACGGAATTCAGTCTCCCAAATTTTAATACCagttaatcaaattataatGAGTGCAGTTG AAACTGGCTTAATATTTGGCCGATGGGCAAAAGATACTGAAGGTCTTGAAGTACAAACAATAAGTCATGAAAGGGGTAATATAACATCGTATGCCATGCATGCAGATATATTATTCTTAGGCTTCAGTAATg gatatatacaaatatatcgCATAGATTCTTCGAATAATAAACCACCAAGCCTTACAGAAGACGAATCAACAGCAATAAGACTTAGCGCGGATTCTCAACCTATTACTAGCATCAGTCTCAATGAATTCAaaggaaatttatatattattgcatCAACGATACTGCAATTTTATGTTATCAAGTTTTCTTATTAA